In a single window of the Myxococcaceae bacterium JPH2 genome:
- a CDS encoding SlyX family protein, translating to MDENRIVELEIRYTQQQETLQELSDVLYAQQRLIDSLRAEVDILKRKLEAEPGLVDARANERPPHY from the coding sequence ATGGACGAGAACCGCATCGTCGAGCTTGAGATTCGGTACACCCAGCAGCAGGAGACCCTGCAGGAGCTGAGTGACGTTCTCTATGCCCAGCAGCGGCTCATCGACAGCCTCCGGGCGGAAGTCGATATCTTGAAGCGCAAGCTGGAGGCGGAGCCGGGGCTGGTGGACGCACGCGCCAACGAGCGTCCACCGCACTACTGA
- a CDS encoding tetratricopeptide repeat protein, whose amino-acid sequence MTRGETGTGQRRSWRDPGLPGVLALSGVAVLIHIIPLLLPRNMPEQELAIARATPDPAHRVRFLLPLKNNEKSTPANLREAAELLLSGAPAEAHELVEEADRRHPGDLETLLLMARVCDVERMERCVNQSLERAEKAAPTDPRPLLLRADLREQNGDVQGAVEALQRAHDQAPTDTFLALRYGRLLSRTGKPEEAMAVFRALDGKLTHARLLVEQGMVRAKEGRDRDAVKLLQEAVQSDPRLAEGHFELGLAWFRLGNEIAAEDALRQADRLDISNQEPLATLCAIQLKTGQIEAARTSRMDLERRFPQRMDTIRASCTLP is encoded by the coding sequence ATGACGCGTGGCGAGACGGGAACTGGGCAGCGGCGGAGCTGGAGAGACCCAGGGCTGCCAGGAGTACTGGCGCTCAGCGGGGTGGCCGTGCTGATCCACATCATCCCGCTCCTGCTGCCTCGGAACATGCCCGAGCAGGAGCTGGCCATCGCCCGAGCGACCCCGGACCCCGCCCACCGCGTGAGGTTCCTGCTCCCGCTCAAGAACAACGAGAAGTCGACGCCCGCCAACCTGCGAGAGGCCGCGGAGCTGCTGCTGAGCGGAGCGCCGGCCGAGGCGCATGAACTCGTCGAGGAAGCGGACCGCCGTCATCCGGGCGACCTGGAGACGCTGCTCTTGATGGCGCGAGTCTGCGATGTCGAGCGGATGGAGCGCTGCGTGAATCAGTCACTGGAGCGAGCCGAGAAGGCCGCGCCGACGGATCCCCGCCCCCTGCTTCTGCGTGCGGACCTGCGAGAGCAGAACGGCGACGTGCAGGGTGCCGTGGAGGCGCTCCAGCGAGCGCATGACCAGGCCCCCACCGACACCTTCCTCGCGCTCCGCTACGGTCGGTTGCTGAGCCGCACGGGCAAGCCCGAAGAGGCGATGGCCGTGTTCCGAGCATTGGACGGCAAGCTCACCCACGCACGGCTCCTGGTGGAGCAAGGCATGGTTCGAGCGAAGGAAGGGCGTGATCGTGACGCCGTGAAGCTGCTGCAAGAAGCCGTGCAGAGCGACCCCAGGCTCGCCGAGGGCCACTTCGAGTTGGGCCTGGCCTGGTTCCGACTGGGCAACGAGATCGCGGCCGAAGACGCGCTTCGCCAGGCGGACCGCTTGGACATCTCCAACCAGGAGCCGCTGGCCACGCTCTGCGCCATTCAGTTGAAGACCGGGCAGATCGAGGCAGCGCGCACGTCTCGCATGGACCTGGAGCGGCGATTCCCCCAGCGAATGGACACCATTCGGGCGAGCTGCACGCTGCCGTGA